In Magnetospirillum sp. 15-1, the sequence CATTCCGGTGCAGGTCTCGGCGGTGCTGGGCAAGGCCACCATGCAGGTCAACCAGTTGCTGAAACTGGGACGCGGCGCGGTGGTGGAGCTGGACCGCAAGGTCGGCGAGGCCATCGACATCTACGTCAACAACCGTCTGGTGGCGCGCGGCGAAGTGGTCGTCGTCGAGGATCGCCTGGGCGTGACCATGACCGAAATCATCAAG encodes:
- the fliN gene encoding flagellar motor switch protein FliN; this encodes MPDFELNDFKPDGDEQSSRGDVPDMPRSARDLEAVYDIPVQVSAVLGKATMQVNQLLKLGRGAVVELDRKVGEAIDIYVNNRLVARGEVVVVEDRLGVTMTEIIKTDRA